From one Lycium ferocissimum isolate CSIRO_LF1 chromosome 5, AGI_CSIRO_Lferr_CH_V1, whole genome shotgun sequence genomic stretch:
- the LOC132056505 gene encoding uncharacterized protein LOC132056505, with translation MPSDSGSGFPSTVRISGLNTTGKGGPAFVGQVFSMCDLSGTGLMAVSTHFDIPFLSKRTPEWLKRMFATVTKSERNGPVFRFFMDLGDAVSYVKKLNIPSGVVGACRLDLAYEHFKEKPHLFQFVPNEKQVKEANKLLKTMQPYDGRKRVDGVPVFSAQNLDIAIATTDGIKWYTPYFFDKNMLDNILEESVDQHFHSLIQTRHMQRRRDVFDDNMAAEVIEEMGDSMWEPPEVQDALDEVGQPAIPLSVISKAAEIQLLHGVDKVLLGNRWLRKATGIQPKFPYLVDSFEKRSAASFQRACRISRCVNNSELEANNNQLQCIGTSAVEGADNVSNKKRLGLDLRLPFGGWLSPAWSKGQKQQIIQDKRECRELSPSPLLPKITMVGISMGEAGQVSKATLKKTMEDLTKELEHTDQKNSSGNSVDEIAFEERDPLFVANVGDYHSSASKGGSARWVRGGAF, from the exons ATGCCTTCCGATTCCGGGTCGGGTTTTCCATCAACTGTGAGAATCTCTGGCCTCAACACCACCGGAAAAGGTGGGCCAGCGTTTGTTGGTCAGGTTTTTAGTATGTGTGACCTTTCTGGGACCGGTCTTATGGCTGTTTCTACCCATTTTGACATACCCTTTCTCTCCAAAAG GACACCAGAATGGCTGAAGAGAATGTTTGCAACAGTTACTAAGAGCGAAAGGAATGGTCCAGTATTTCGTTTTTTCATGGATCTCGGTGATGCAG TTTCTTATGTTAAAAAGCTGAATATTCCTAGTGGAGTGGTGGGTGCATGCCGTCTTGATTTAGCATATGAACATTTTAAG GAAAAACCGCACTTGTTCCAGTTTGTTCCGAATGAGAAACAG GTCAAGGAAGCCAACAAACTGCTTAAGACGATGCAGCCGTATGATGGAAGAAAAAGGGTGGACGGTGTTCCTGTTTTCAGTGCTCAGAACTTAGATATTGCTATAGCAACTACAGATGGTATAAAATG GTATACTCCTTACTTCTTTGACAAAAACATGTTAGATAACATTCTTGAAGAATCTGTTGACCAACATTTCCATTCACTGATTCAAACAAGACACATGCAACGCCGAAGGGATGTTTTTGATGACAACATGGCTGCCGAAGTAATTGAAGAGATGGGAGATAGTATGTGGGAGCCTCCTGAG GTGCAAGATGCGCTAGATGAAGTGGGTCAACCAGCAATACCTTTGAGTGTAATATCAAAGGCTGCTGAAATTCAACTTCTGCATGGTGTTGATAAAGTTCTTCTAGGGAACAGGTGGTTGCGGAAAGCGACAGGAATTCAACCTAAGTTTCCTTACTTGGTTGACTCATTCGAAAAGAG GAGCGCAGCTTCTTTCCAGAGAGCGTGTAGGATTTCCCGGTGTGTTAATAATTCTGAGTTGGAGGCTAATAATAACCAACTACAATGCATCGGCACCTCAGCTGTCGAAGGAGCAGATAATGTCTCTAATAAGAAACGACTAGGACTGGATCTCCGGCTCCCTTTTGGGGGCTGGTTGAGTCCTGCATGGAGTAAAGGACAGAAGCAGCAGATAATACAAGATAAAAG GGAATGCAGAGAACTAAGTCCATCACCTTTGCTTCCAAAGATTACTATGGTTGGCATCTCAATGGGTGAGGCAGGGCAGGTGAGCAAAGCCACTTTGAAGAAGACAATGGAGGATTTGACGAAAGAACTGGAACATACAGATCAGAAGAATTCGTCTGGGAATAGTGTTGATGAAATAGCATTTGAGGAGAGGGATCCTTTATTCGTAGCTAACGTTGGTGACTATCATTCTAGTGCATCAAAGGGAGGTTCAGCCCGATGGGTTCGAGGAGGAGCCTTTTAA